Proteins found in one Bacteroidota bacterium genomic segment:
- a CDS encoding pirin family protein encodes MKTIFHPSSERGHADHGWLNAYHSFSFASWYDPAKMHFGLLRVLNDDTVAPGMGFGKHPHDNMEIVTIPMEGALAHQDSTGGNGIIRKGEVQIMSAGKGVFHSEFNASKTEPVKLFQTWVFPKEKNIAPRYDQRMFSEEMRTDKFCLVVSPVKEDAVLWINQDAWYSLGHFTKKNSTEYSIHKSGNGVYVFVIEGNISIGEMNAGRRDAIGVWETEKFTLSAEKGTELMLIEVPMK; translated from the coding sequence GTGAAAACAATATTTCATCCTTCATCAGAACGAGGCCATGCCGATCATGGCTGGCTCAACGCGTATCACTCTTTCAGTTTTGCTTCGTGGTATGATCCTGCGAAAATGCATTTCGGATTGTTGCGCGTTCTCAATGACGATACAGTTGCACCCGGAATGGGTTTTGGAAAACACCCGCATGATAATATGGAGATCGTGACCATTCCAATGGAAGGCGCGCTTGCACACCAGGACAGCACGGGAGGAAACGGGATCATCCGTAAAGGAGAAGTGCAGATCATGTCGGCAGGCAAAGGAGTTTTTCATTCGGAATTCAATGCGTCGAAAACAGAACCGGTAAAACTTTTTCAAACCTGGGTTTTCCCGAAAGAAAAAAATATTGCACCGAGGTATGATCAGCGGATGTTCAGTGAAGAAATGCGCACGGATAAATTTTGCCTGGTTGTTTCTCCGGTGAAAGAAGATGCGGTTCTCTGGATCAATCAGGATGCATGGTATTCGCTCGGACATTTCACGAAAAAAAATTCAACCGAATATTCCATTCACAAATCAGGAAACGGAGTTTATGTTTTTGTCATCGAAGGAAATATTTCCATTGGTGAAATGAACGCCGGAAGAAGAGATGCGATCGGCGTATGGGAAACAGAAAAATTTACATTGAGCGCGGAGAAAGGAACGGAGTTAATGTTGATAGAAGTACCTATGAAATAG